The following are from one region of the Halomonas qaidamensis genome:
- a CDS encoding PilZ domain-containing protein produces MTVQKALSLTIPDIPTLLSAYMPFLDRGGIFVPTKAPYSLGQQVYLLLTLPGESERLSITGHVVWVSPEGVSGQRMPGIGLHFSQQDYSVRDRIETLLAGQLDKAPPSFTL; encoded by the coding sequence ATGACGGTTCAAAAAGCACTTTCTTTGACAATACCAGATATACCGACGTTGCTTTCCGCGTATATGCCTTTTCTGGATAGAGGTGGCATTTTTGTACCGACCAAAGCGCCCTATAGTCTTGGTCAACAGGTCTACTTGTTGCTGACGCTGCCAGGGGAGAGTGAGCGCCTCTCGATCACTGGTCATGTTGTTTGGGTATCTCCCGAAGGCGTGAGTGGACAGCGAATGCCAGGGATCGGATTGCATTTTAGTCAGCAGGACTACTCAGTCCGTGATCGTATTGAAACATTGCTGGCCGGTCAGTTAGATAAAGCACCTCCCTCTTTTACGCTCTGA
- a CDS encoding TatD family hydrolase, whose product MFVDSHCHLDRLSEQTHGGDIAATLAAARAANVNQFLAIAVTLEEMPGLAAIAREHHDVVISAGLHPLHQAPKEPSVSDIVEAAEQYGAVAIGETGLDYHYQDSVPVAVQHERFKRHLMAATELELPVIIHTREAKEDTLALLREHTNPDVGGVLHCFTEDLDMAREAVRLGFYISLSGIITFRNAASLRELASKLPLDRLLIETDSPYLAPVPHRGKPNEPAWVVEVAECIAKERGISVDEVAMQTTANFYHLFRAAVPDAPDHVKEALAQSGLVV is encoded by the coding sequence ATGTTTGTCGATTCCCACTGCCATTTAGACCGTTTATCAGAACAAACCCACGGTGGCGATATTGCCGCAACGCTGGCGGCTGCTCGTGCTGCCAATGTGAACCAGTTCTTGGCTATTGCGGTGACGCTTGAAGAGATGCCAGGGTTGGCGGCAATTGCCCGTGAGCACCACGACGTGGTGATTTCTGCTGGATTGCATCCGCTTCATCAAGCTCCAAAAGAGCCTAGCGTAAGTGACATTGTTGAGGCGGCTGAGCAGTACGGTGCAGTCGCCATCGGTGAAACAGGTCTAGATTATCACTACCAGGACAGTGTACCTGTGGCGGTCCAGCACGAGCGATTTAAGCGTCACTTAATGGCGGCTACTGAGCTTGAACTGCCGGTAATTATTCATACCCGTGAGGCGAAAGAGGACACATTAGCGCTGCTGCGCGAGCACACTAATCCCGATGTAGGCGGCGTATTACACTGCTTTACCGAAGATTTAGACATGGCTCGTGAAGCCGTGCGCCTTGGGTTCTATATTTCGTTATCGGGTATTATTACCTTCCGTAATGCTGCCTCGCTTAGAGAGTTGGCAAGCAAACTGCCGCTTGATCGACTGCTGATTGAAACCGATAGCCCTTATTTGGCGCCTGTTCCCCATCGTGGAAAACCCAACGAACCTGCCTGGGTGGTTGAGGTGGCAGAGTGTATCGCTAAGGAGCGGGGTATCAGCGTTGATGAAGTGGCGATGCAAACCACCGCCAACTTTTATCACCTATTCCGCGCGGCGGTGCCCGATGCTCCTGATCATGTAAAGGAAGCGCTGGCACAGTCTGGTTTAGTGGTATAA
- a CDS encoding ATP-dependent helicase, which produces MKLTAEQQAVVHHQEGHARVAAVAGAGKTTTMAARVLHLLASGVAPKRMLVLMFNRSARDDFQRRLVSMAPKGQPLPDVRTFHSLGHRLTQSLCRWGALAPRRLLSADWQLERLLRQASLNVLHDAVERRDAALEGDRLEALAHFCGLVKAEMLSADTLYKRLNYEPDTDYFPRAFDEAERLLHAEGVMTYADLLYRPLQVLEADQALRSRVEGFLDHVIIDEYQDINTAQQRLLGVLAGTSANVMAVGDANQCIYEWRGARPDTMLENFTAMFGSATDYPLSITFRHGHALALTANHAIMANQRRPDQLCLADSNNPETHISVGQGSRLLLDALVDWQAKGRALSDASLLVRSWALSVPFQLALLQAGIPFRLQREDRFVFRLPLVQALAGYLKLSRRPELLRDPEQLMLLLSQPTPFVAREGLQRLAYQLASTQRWPERHEPVLTTLKPLQRRTLKKRWALLCELPKLSAWPPAKLLSHVVETIDAEKTLKRAAARRDKGEEDVRLLDVLIEQADSVKDPDAFIELLERPVENQAGGVLISTVHGAKGLEWPLVAVAGVNEEDFPHYSRDNPINDERLEEERRLFYVAITRAQEQLLVLHDGGAHRPSRFIAESAWQDSLRMASCLARQEPPATAVQVTSPSLMKRYLERLGRTDIELEAPRVNEAAATYQADAHFYPGQRLLHAVFGEGEVASVEGNPSDPVIDVRFAQAGRRRLIARRAPIERLEPPAQPA; this is translated from the coding sequence GTGAAGTTAACCGCTGAACAGCAAGCCGTTGTCCATCATCAAGAGGGGCATGCCCGCGTAGCTGCTGTCGCGGGGGCAGGTAAAACTACGACGATGGCCGCGAGAGTGCTTCACTTGCTGGCGTCTGGTGTCGCTCCGAAACGGATGTTGGTGCTGATGTTCAACCGCTCAGCTAGGGACGATTTTCAGCGCCGCTTGGTGAGTATGGCGCCCAAAGGCCAGCCGTTGCCCGATGTGCGCACCTTTCACTCCCTTGGCCACCGATTGACCCAGAGCCTGTGTCGATGGGGCGCGCTTGCGCCAAGACGTTTACTATCTGCTGACTGGCAGTTAGAGCGCCTTTTACGCCAAGCCAGCCTGAATGTCCTTCACGATGCCGTTGAGCGTCGCGATGCCGCATTGGAAGGTGATCGGCTGGAAGCGCTTGCGCATTTCTGCGGGTTGGTAAAAGCAGAAATGCTGTCTGCCGATACGCTCTACAAACGGTTGAATTACGAGCCGGATACGGACTACTTTCCCAGAGCGTTTGATGAGGCCGAGCGGCTGTTGCACGCTGAAGGCGTCATGACCTACGCCGATTTGCTCTATCGTCCTTTGCAGGTGCTTGAAGCCGACCAAGCATTACGTAGTCGTGTAGAAGGTTTTCTTGATCATGTGATTATTGACGAATATCAGGATATTAATACCGCACAGCAGCGCTTACTGGGGGTGCTAGCGGGCACCAGTGCCAATGTGATGGCGGTTGGCGATGCTAATCAGTGCATCTACGAATGGCGGGGCGCACGCCCTGACACCATGTTGGAAAACTTTACGGCGATGTTTGGCAGCGCTACAGACTATCCGCTTTCCATTACGTTTCGCCATGGCCACGCGCTGGCGCTAACCGCTAATCATGCCATCATGGCTAACCAGCGTCGGCCGGATCAGCTCTGTTTAGCGGATTCCAATAATCCTGAAACCCATATCTCTGTTGGTCAAGGCAGCCGTCTGCTACTTGATGCTTTAGTTGATTGGCAAGCTAAGGGGCGCGCACTGAGCGATGCCAGCTTGCTGGTTCGCAGTTGGGCGCTTTCGGTGCCTTTTCAGCTGGCGCTGTTACAGGCGGGTATTCCGTTTCGTCTTCAGCGAGAAGATCGTTTTGTTTTCCGGCTCCCACTAGTGCAGGCATTAGCAGGCTATTTGAAACTGTCTCGCCGCCCAGAGCTATTGCGCGATCCCGAGCAACTGATGCTGCTTCTATCGCAGCCAACCCCATTTGTCGCCCGCGAGGGGCTTCAGCGGTTGGCGTATCAATTAGCCAGCACCCAGCGTTGGCCTGAGCGCCACGAGCCGGTACTCACCACTTTAAAGCCACTGCAGCGGCGGACACTTAAAAAACGCTGGGCACTGCTATGCGAGCTACCCAAGCTGAGCGCTTGGCCACCTGCAAAATTACTGAGCCATGTGGTGGAGACGATTGACGCGGAAAAAACCCTAAAACGTGCAGCCGCAAGGCGTGACAAAGGTGAAGAAGACGTTCGTCTATTGGATGTGCTGATTGAGCAGGCCGATAGCGTAAAAGACCCTGATGCGTTTATCGAACTGCTCGAGCGTCCAGTAGAAAACCAAGCTGGCGGTGTGCTGATTAGCACGGTTCACGGAGCCAAAGGTCTAGAATGGCCGCTTGTCGCCGTTGCTGGCGTGAATGAAGAGGACTTTCCGCATTACAGTCGTGACAACCCGATTAACGACGAGCGGCTAGAAGAAGAACGGCGGTTGTTTTACGTGGCGATCACTCGTGCCCAAGAGCAGTTGCTGGTATTGCATGATGGCGGGGCTCATCGGCCTAGCCGCTTTATTGCCGAAAGCGCCTGGCAGGACAGTTTGCGTATGGCCTCATGTCTGGCGCGTCAAGAACCCCCAGCAACAGCTGTACAGGTCACATCACCAAGTTTAATGAAGCGCTATCTTGAACGGTTAGGGCGCACAGATATTGAACTTGAAGCGCCGCGGGTCAATGAGGCAGCGGCAACTTATCAGGCTGATGCACACTTTTACCCTGGTCAGCGCTTGTTACATGCCGTGTTTGGAGAAGGGGAGGTGGCTTCGGTGGAAGGTAATCCCTCCGATCCGGTCATCGATGTGAGGTTTGCACAGGCCGGGCGGCGCAGGTTGATTGCTCGGCGCGCACCCATTGAACGCTTAGAGCCACCAGCGCAGCCAGCGTAA
- a CDS encoding DNA polymerase III subunit delta', whose translation MAITGVLPWHQSTWQQLIRLINEGRLPHALLISGAHGVGKQQLAEALIARTLCAQPGELACGHCHSCAMLASGYHPNLMRISPEEGKRQIRIDPIREVNRFVSQTAQQGGYRVIVISPAEAMNIAAANALLKSLEEPGDKTLFILLSDVPSRTLPTIRSRCQQWPLASVPFNDCRGWLTEQLGSDEAHFWWRVSGGLPLLAVELATPEERALRHQIHDSFEQLVRGAEPVSEAARLHRQAIDAILWYGIAWLEDLIRLGLSGETSVLHNPDLESLYRQAMKNGRVQDWFRLLDYAREQRRLFAVGANPNPQLVLEAWLVRWSALLRS comes from the coding sequence ATGGCAATAACGGGCGTGTTGCCCTGGCACCAGTCCACGTGGCAGCAGTTGATTCGTCTCATCAATGAAGGGCGATTGCCGCACGCACTGTTAATCAGCGGCGCACATGGAGTTGGCAAACAGCAGTTGGCGGAAGCGTTGATTGCTCGAACGTTATGCGCACAGCCTGGCGAGCTAGCCTGTGGTCATTGTCATAGCTGTGCCATGTTGGCTTCAGGCTACCACCCCAACTTGATGCGCATTTCTCCAGAAGAGGGTAAGCGCCAGATTCGGATTGACCCCATACGTGAAGTAAACCGCTTTGTTTCGCAAACCGCGCAGCAAGGGGGCTACCGTGTGATTGTTATTTCTCCCGCAGAAGCAATGAACATTGCAGCGGCAAACGCATTGCTCAAAAGTCTTGAAGAACCTGGTGACAAAACGCTGTTTATTTTGCTGTCAGACGTCCCTTCGCGCACGCTACCTACGATTCGCTCCCGCTGCCAACAGTGGCCGTTAGCCAGTGTTCCCTTTAATGATTGCCGAGGCTGGTTGACTGAGCAACTTGGTAGCGACGAAGCACATTTTTGGTGGCGAGTGTCGGGTGGTTTGCCGCTGCTTGCGGTGGAATTGGCAACGCCGGAAGAGCGCGCTCTTCGCCATCAAATTCATGATAGTTTCGAGCAGTTAGTGCGTGGCGCTGAGCCTGTTTCAGAAGCTGCCAGGCTACACCGCCAGGCTATTGATGCCATCTTGTGGTACGGTATTGCTTGGCTTGAAGACTTGATTAGATTGGGCTTGTCTGGGGAAACCTCAGTACTACATAACCCTGATTTAGAGTCGTTATACCGTCAAGCGATGAAAAATGGGCGGGTTCAGGATTGGTTCCGATTGCTGGATTATGCACGAGAACAGCGCCGCCTATTCGCCGTGGGCGCTAACCCAAACCCTCAGCTAGTGCTAGAAGCGTGGCTGGTACGCTGGTCAGCGTTACTGCGTTCTTAA
- a CDS encoding electron transfer flavoprotein subunit alpha/FixB family protein, producing the protein MSILVLADLHEGQLAGATAHVVAAAKAIGGDIDVLVAGEGVQAAAEAAAKLEGVSKVRVADNAVYAHQLAEPMGALLVELAGDYSHVLASASTTGKNVLPRLAALKDVSQLSDVIGVESADTFLRPIYAGNAIATVKSDDALKVMTVRTTAFDAVESSGSAAVEAVEVVVENSQSSFVKQELAQSDRPELGGAKVVVSGGRGMGNGENFKLLDGIADKLGAAIGASRAAVDAGFVPNDMQVGQTGKIVAPELYIAVGISGAIQHLAGMKDSKVIVAINKDEEAPIFQVADYGLVGDLFEILPELESKL; encoded by the coding sequence ATGAGCATTCTGGTACTTGCCGACCTTCATGAAGGTCAGTTGGCGGGCGCAACCGCCCATGTGGTTGCGGCGGCCAAAGCGATTGGTGGTGACATTGACGTCTTGGTAGCTGGTGAAGGCGTTCAAGCGGCTGCTGAAGCGGCTGCTAAGCTTGAAGGCGTCAGTAAAGTTCGCGTTGCCGATAACGCTGTTTACGCCCATCAGCTGGCTGAGCCCATGGGCGCGCTGCTGGTAGAGCTGGCTGGCGACTACAGCCATGTTTTGGCGAGCGCCTCTACGACGGGTAAAAACGTACTGCCCCGCTTGGCAGCGTTAAAAGATGTTAGCCAGCTTTCCGACGTCATTGGCGTTGAGAGCGCGGATACTTTCCTGCGCCCTATTTATGCGGGCAATGCCATCGCCACGGTAAAAAGCGATGACGCTCTGAAAGTTATGACCGTGCGTACTACCGCATTTGATGCGGTCGAGAGCTCGGGCAGCGCTGCTGTAGAAGCAGTAGAGGTGGTGGTTGAAAACAGTCAGTCGAGCTTTGTTAAGCAAGAGCTGGCGCAGTCCGACCGCCCAGAGCTTGGTGGAGCCAAAGTGGTGGTATCTGGCGGGCGCGGCATGGGCAATGGCGAAAACTTCAAACTGTTGGACGGCATTGCCGACAAGCTGGGTGCTGCCATTGGCGCATCACGAGCGGCCGTTGACGCTGGTTTTGTACCCAACGATATGCAGGTTGGTCAAACCGGTAAGATCGTTGCGCCTGAGCTGTATATTGCGGTGGGTATTTCCGGCGCGATTCAGCATTTGGCAGGCATGAAGGACTCGAAAGTCATTGTTGCCATCAACAAAGACGAAGAAGCGCCGATCTTCCAAGTGGCCGATTACGGCTTGGTAGGTGATCTTTTCGAGATTCTGCCAGAGCTTGAAAGTAAGCTATAA
- a CDS encoding electron transfer flavoprotein subunit beta/FixA family protein, which translates to MKVLVAVKRVIDYNVKIRVKADNSDVDLTNVKMAMNPFCEIAVEEAVRLKEKGVATEVVAVTVGPKAAQEQLRTSLALGADRAIHIETDERVESLAVAKLLAKVVDEEQPGLVILGKQAIDTDNNQTGQMLAALTNLPQGTFASEVAVDGDKVNVTREIDGGLQTVALSLPAIVTTDLRLNEPRYAKLPDIMKAKKKPLDVKTPADYGVEVASKVSLLKVESPAERKGGVKVASVDELIDKLKNEAKVL; encoded by the coding sequence ATGAAAGTACTCGTCGCGGTTAAACGCGTCATCGACTATAACGTCAAAATCCGCGTGAAAGCGGACAACTCTGACGTTGACCTTACCAACGTCAAAATGGCGATGAACCCCTTCTGCGAAATTGCCGTAGAAGAAGCGGTACGCCTTAAAGAGAAGGGTGTAGCGACCGAAGTTGTGGCCGTGACGGTTGGCCCTAAAGCGGCTCAAGAGCAGCTACGTACTTCTTTAGCGCTGGGTGCGGACCGCGCTATTCATATTGAAACCGACGAGCGGGTTGAGTCGCTTGCGGTAGCCAAACTGCTTGCTAAAGTCGTTGACGAAGAGCAGCCCGGTTTAGTGATTCTCGGTAAGCAGGCGATCGATACCGATAACAACCAAACGGGGCAGATGCTAGCCGCGCTAACTAACCTTCCCCAAGGTACCTTTGCGTCTGAAGTGGCCGTGGATGGTGACAAAGTTAACGTCACCCGGGAAATCGACGGTGGCTTGCAAACTGTGGCGCTTTCCCTGCCGGCAATCGTCACTACCGATCTGCGTTTGAACGAGCCGCGCTACGCTAAGTTGCCAGACATTATGAAGGCTAAGAAGAAGCCGCTGGATGTCAAAACCCCCGCTGATTACGGTGTTGAGGTGGCCTCTAAGGTTAGTCTGCTCAAGGTAGAGTCGCCGGCTGAACGCAAAGGCGGTGTCAAAGTTGCCTCGGTAGATGAATTGATCGACAAACTGAAAAACGAAGCCAAAGTGCTTTAA
- the nrdH gene encoding glutaredoxin-like protein NrdH: MDIQIYSKPACVQCTATYRALDKQGLEYTVIDITAKSGAQEEVEALGYRQLPVVVVGEDHWSGFRPDRIQALA; the protein is encoded by the coding sequence ATGGATATCCAAATTTATAGCAAGCCCGCTTGTGTTCAGTGCACTGCTACTTATCGTGCGCTGGATAAGCAGGGTCTAGAATATACCGTTATCGATATTACTGCTAAAAGCGGTGCTCAGGAGGAAGTGGAAGCACTGGGTTATCGTCAGTTACCGGTCGTCGTCGTAGGTGAAGATCATTGGTCCGGCTTCCGCCCTGATCGCATTCAAGCACTGGCGTAA
- the tmk gene encoding dTMP kinase, whose protein sequence is MSKRGRFITLEGGEGVGKSTNVAFVETWLQERGIEVVRTREPGGTPRAEAIRGLLLDPSFDEPLHSDAELLLMFAARAQHLAQKIVPALERGAWVICDRFTDATFAYQGGGRGIETDRIAQLEQFVQKGLSPDLTLLLDMSPEAAKERLEGRLRDQQTQRDRFEQEQIAFFEAVRRAYLERAAAAPQRFAIIDAGRALDHVQASLAQALEERVALWQ, encoded by the coding sequence ATGAGCAAGCGCGGACGCTTCATCACCCTTGAGGGTGGTGAGGGAGTCGGAAAATCTACTAACGTAGCGTTTGTAGAGACATGGCTACAAGAACGCGGGATAGAGGTTGTGCGAACCCGTGAGCCCGGAGGGACGCCGCGCGCTGAAGCGATTCGAGGATTGCTGCTTGATCCCTCTTTCGATGAACCCTTGCACAGTGATGCCGAGTTGCTATTAATGTTTGCCGCGCGCGCCCAGCATCTAGCGCAAAAAATAGTGCCGGCGCTTGAACGCGGTGCCTGGGTGATTTGTGATCGTTTTACCGATGCGACCTTTGCCTACCAAGGTGGCGGCCGCGGAATTGAGACAGATCGGATTGCTCAGCTGGAGCAGTTCGTGCAAAAGGGTCTCTCCCCGGATCTAACCCTGTTGTTAGACATGTCACCTGAGGCTGCGAAAGAGCGTCTTGAAGGGCGTTTAAGAGACCAGCAAACTCAGCGTGACCGCTTTGAGCAAGAGCAAATAGCCTTTTTCGAAGCTGTGCGACGGGCTTACCTCGAGCGTGCTGCCGCTGCCCCCCAGCGCTTTGCAATTATTGATGCGGGGCGAGCGCTTGATCACGTACAGGCGTCGCTAGCTCAAGCGCTAGAAGAGCGAGTGGCGTTATGGCAATAA
- a CDS encoding superoxide dismutase, whose amino-acid sequence MAHTLPELPYAYDALEPHIDAMTMEIHHSRHHNTYVTNLNAALEGTGLEDVPVEELVANLDRVPEEKRQAVINNGGGHANHSMFWQMMSPNGGGQPQGDVASAIDAELGGLDAFKEAFKKAALGRFGSGWAWLSVTPDNKLVVENTLNQDSPLMHGNTPVLGLDVWEHAYYLKFQNKRPDYVEAFFNVINWEDVERRYQAATA is encoded by the coding sequence ATGGCACATACACTTCCAGAATTACCGTATGCCTACGACGCGCTCGAGCCACACATTGATGCGATGACGATGGAAATTCACCACTCTCGTCACCACAATACATATGTTACTAACCTGAATGCTGCGCTTGAGGGCACGGGTCTTGAAGACGTGCCGGTAGAAGAGCTGGTTGCTAATCTTGACCGTGTACCTGAAGAGAAGCGTCAAGCCGTTATTAATAACGGTGGCGGCCATGCCAACCACTCTATGTTCTGGCAAATGATGTCACCCAACGGTGGTGGTCAGCCCCAGGGCGATGTGGCAAGCGCCATTGATGCAGAGCTAGGCGGCCTTGATGCATTCAAAGAAGCGTTCAAGAAAGCAGCGTTGGGTCGTTTTGGTAGCGGTTGGGCATGGCTCTCCGTGACGCCTGACAACAAATTGGTCGTAGAAAATACCCTGAACCAAGACAGCCCGCTAATGCACGGCAATACGCCGGTGTTGGGTTTGGATGTTTGGGAGCACGCTTACTACCTGAAGTTCCAAAACAAACGCCCTGATTACGTAGAAGCCTTCTTCAACGTCATCAACTGGGAAGATGTTGAGCGTCGTTACCAGGCGGCTACTGCTTAA
- a CDS encoding DUF1285 domain-containing protein, with protein sequence MNIDRLMQQFDGSATIPPVEQWQPALSGDIDIVIQADGTWLHEGKPFVRLAIPRLLASLLRRDTDGYCLVTPVERWRVTVVDCPFVAVEADFHDDAWWLTTQFDDVVRVDEEHPLRLSKTPEGDLAPECAVRFGLAARLHRNVYYRLVEQATLSEADDGECQCRLYSAGSWYVLGQFNANDVMPGEET encoded by the coding sequence ATGAATATTGATCGGCTTATGCAGCAATTTGACGGCTCTGCGACGATTCCCCCCGTTGAGCAGTGGCAGCCAGCCCTGAGTGGCGATATTGATATCGTTATCCAGGCTGATGGCACATGGCTGCATGAAGGAAAGCCGTTTGTGCGCCTAGCCATACCACGGTTGCTAGCAAGTTTATTACGACGCGATACTGATGGGTATTGTTTGGTAACGCCGGTTGAGCGCTGGCGTGTCACCGTGGTTGATTGCCCATTCGTAGCGGTAGAAGCAGACTTTCACGACGATGCCTGGTGGCTGACAACCCAATTCGATGACGTTGTTCGTGTGGATGAAGAGCATCCACTCCGTCTCTCCAAAACGCCAGAGGGTGACCTTGCACCTGAGTGCGCTGTGCGTTTTGGGCTAGCTGCGCGTTTGCACCGCAATGTCTATTACCGGTTAGTAGAGCAGGCCACGCTGAGCGAAGCAGACGATGGCGAATGCCAATGCCGTCTCTACAGCGCAGGATCTTGGTATGTCTTAGGTCAGTTTAATGCCAATGATGTAATGCCAGGCGAGGAGACGTGA
- a CDS encoding electron transfer flavoprotein-ubiquinone oxidoreductase, protein MENVERDVMDFDVVIVGAGPSGLAAACRLMQQATQAEQELTVCVVEKGSEVGAHILSGAVFEPRALTELFPDWEERGAPLNTPAVRDDVYLLKDAQKAQKIPNALVPKSMHNTGGDLTRYVISAGNLCRWLAEQAEALGVEIFPGFAAQEVIIEDDAVRGILIGDMGVGADGTPKDGHMPGMELRAKYTLFAEGARGHLGKRLIKEFSLDAGRDPQHYGIGLKELWDVPADKHEPGLVLHGSGWPLEKDTHGGWFLYHAENQQIVVGLIMDLGYKNPWLSPFDEFQRMKHHPVLSQYLEGGKRVAYGARAIVKGGFNCLPKMTFPGGLLIGCDAGTLNFAKIKGLHTAMKSGMVAAESVFEAIKSGDEGAQELASFTEKWENSWAYEELKESASFGPAIHKYGTVGGGAYNFANQLLGNKLPNVHDTTTDHGALKPAAEFEKINYPKPDGKLSFDKSTSVFLSNTNHEEDQPCHLRLADPELPIRDNLPIYAEPAQRYCPAGVYEVVEDDQGKPRFQINFQNCVHCKTCDIKDPAQNITWVAPEGGGGPNYPNM, encoded by the coding sequence GTGGAAAATGTTGAACGCGACGTCATGGACTTCGATGTAGTCATTGTCGGGGCAGGCCCCTCTGGTCTAGCTGCTGCTTGTCGCTTGATGCAACAGGCAACCCAAGCGGAACAAGAGCTAACGGTTTGTGTGGTCGAAAAAGGCTCCGAAGTCGGTGCCCATATTCTTTCCGGTGCTGTGTTTGAGCCCCGCGCACTGACTGAGCTGTTTCCCGACTGGGAAGAGCGCGGCGCACCGCTCAATACGCCTGCCGTTCGTGACGATGTTTATCTGTTAAAAGATGCCCAAAAAGCGCAGAAAATTCCCAATGCGCTGGTGCCCAAAAGCATGCATAACACCGGCGGCGACCTGACCCGCTATGTGATTAGTGCGGGCAACCTGTGCCGCTGGCTGGCTGAGCAGGCAGAAGCCCTGGGGGTGGAAATCTTCCCTGGCTTTGCAGCCCAGGAAGTAATTATTGAAGATGACGCAGTGCGCGGCATCCTGATTGGCGACATGGGCGTTGGCGCAGACGGCACCCCCAAAGATGGTCACATGCCAGGCATGGAGCTGCGCGCCAAATACACGCTGTTTGCCGAAGGCGCCCGTGGCCACCTGGGCAAACGGCTAATCAAAGAGTTCTCGCTAGATGCTGGCCGCGACCCGCAGCACTACGGAATTGGCTTAAAAGAGCTATGGGATGTGCCCGCTGACAAGCATGAACCAGGGCTTGTACTGCACGGCTCGGGCTGGCCGCTTGAAAAAGACACTCACGGCGGTTGGTTCCTTTATCACGCGGAGAATCAGCAGATCGTCGTTGGCCTCATTATGGATCTTGGTTATAAGAATCCCTGGCTGTCACCTTTTGATGAATTCCAGCGCATGAAGCATCACCCGGTGCTTAGCCAGTATTTAGAAGGCGGCAAACGGGTTGCTTATGGTGCACGCGCAATTGTTAAAGGTGGCTTTAACTGCCTACCGAAAATGACCTTCCCTGGTGGCCTGCTGATTGGCTGCGATGCGGGCACGCTGAACTTTGCCAAAATCAAGGGCCTGCATACCGCGATGAAGTCCGGCATGGTAGCAGCTGAGAGCGTCTTTGAGGCCATTAAGAGTGGTGATGAAGGCGCTCAGGAGCTTGCCAGCTTCACTGAGAAGTGGGAAAACAGTTGGGCATATGAAGAGCTGAAAGAGAGCGCAAGCTTTGGCCCTGCGATTCACAAATATGGCACGGTGGGTGGTGGTGCTTATAACTTCGCCAATCAACTACTGGGTAATAAGCTACCCAATGTTCACGACACCACCACCGATCACGGTGCGCTAAAACCTGCGGCCGAGTTCGAAAAAATCAATTATCCGAAGCCCGATGGCAAGCTGTCGTTTGATAAGTCGACCTCTGTCTTCTTGTCTAACACCAACCATGAAGAGGACCAGCCTTGCCACCTGCGCTTAGCAGACCCAGAGCTACCGATTCGTGACAATCTGCCAATCTATGCAGAACCAGCTCAGCGCTACTGCCCTGCAGGCGTTTATGAAGTGGTTGAGGATGACCAAGGCAAGCCGCGCTTCCAGATCAACTTCCAGAACTGCGTACACTGTAAAACCTGCGATATTAAAGACCCAGCACAAAACATTACCTGGGTAGCGCCAGAAGGCGGCGGCGGTCCTAACTATCCCAATATGTAA